TCCTGTTAGCCTTTTTTGTAAAAGCCGTTAAAGGTCGTGCTGTTTTTATTGCCGCTATTATAACTCAAATTTTGGTAATCTCTTTGTTTTTGCTAGATCTGTATGAATACATTAATTTACCATTCTTATGGTTGAATTTTGTTGGCTGTGCCATTGTAGTGGCTATTGCTATCATGATTCAGTTTACGAACAAAAATAGAATTTAAAGCATTAATAATCTATCTCCTTTTAGTATTCTAATTGTCTCGTTCTTACAACCTTTTGTCAAATAAAATTGTCAATATGTAAAGTTTATTTTGTATTTGAATTGTCAATTTTAAATCGGACAATTATGAAAACTAATTATTTATTGCCACACAAGTACAAGGTGTTTGGTTGGGTATTACTTGTTCTTGGACTAATTTCAGGCCTCTTTTTATATGCCACAGATATGGATCCTGATATAATAAAACTAAACGTTTTAAGCATTTATAATGATGATAGTCTATTTACAGGAACAGAAGAAGGTTGGTTTAAAATTATAAAGAATGGAATCGTTGATGAACTTTCAGCACTCGCTATCATTATTGGTGGCTTACTAATTGGTTTCACCAAAGAGAAAGTAGAAGATGAATTTATTTACCAACTCCGAACCGAATCGCTAGTTTGGGCGATAATTGTAAATTATACCATTTTAGCGTTTGCTGTCATTTTTGTTTATGATATGCTATTTTTTAACGTGATGATATTTAATATGTTTACACCGCTTTTCATTTTTATTATTCGTTTCAATTTTCTAAAATTAAAATCCACTACCCATGACGAATAGCTTAAAAATAGAGCGTGCCAGGCATAACATGACCCAAGCAGATTTGGTTGTAGCTATTGGCGTTTCCAGACAATCCATAAATGCCATGGAAAAAAACAAGTATGTACCATCTACGGTTTTAGCTTTAAAGTTAGCCCGACTCTTTAAAAAACCTGTTGAGGAATTGTTTCAATTAGAAAGTACGGATTAAGCATAAAAAAAACGACTTGCTATTACCAAGTCGTTTTTTTGTTAAAGTAGGCATTTCATTTAAATGCAGTTTTTATAATACTGTAATGCAGATAAAACATCCTCCTTTTTTTCAATAGGTTCGGAAGCCATGACCACCGAATTACAATTAGAAAAATAAGCATTCACATTTTTGCGAAAATAGTTTAAACCACGTGTAGCGCTTACTAATTCAGAGGCTTGCTTTTCACCTTCGCGTTGTACATATATTTCATTAAAGCTTGATGAAAACCAAACACCAACAGTTGATGCATGATTAACCTGCATGCTACGCGCATAAATAGTTAAATCACCAATAGTTTCAACTTCACGAAAAAGTGCTAGTTTTTTATCCACGATAATATTCACATACTTTACCGTACCATCTGTCCGAGAGGTCAAATAAACAAAAGCTATTTCGTGATCCTTAAACCGCGTTGTTTTGGCGTCTTTATTAGCTCTAAAAGCAACCTTATTAGCACCGATTCGTATCGATTTTGTTGGTTGCGGGATTTTAACTTGTCCCTTTTTTACGCTTCCATTTACCAAGTGTAACTCGCCCGATAACCATTCGGCTTCTTGAGAGTAGCTTTGTAAAGATAGTACCAATAGTGCAAATAGTGAGGTGAGTCGTAAAACCATATATTAGTTAGCTCCCCATTCTTTTAATGATTCCTCATTAAATTTTACATATTGCATGTTACCCGAAGCTTTAGAACCTTCTAAAGATTTTTTAGCTAATTCAATAGCACCTTTGGTATCACCCGCTTTGGCATATATTAAAGCTTGTTGTCTTACTTGGTAATACGCAGGGCTATCCATCATACTCATAGCTTTATCAATCCATTCTTTAGCTTGCTTAATATCTTTTCCTTCATTTAAGTAATAAACAGCAGAGGCATAATAATCAGTGGCTTTTGGCGTTCCGTTTAAAGCGTCATTTATAGAGGCTAACACTTTATCATCCGTAGGAACCGTGAAAGGTACACCGATATAAGTGTTCTCCCACATCATTTCTAATCTAGCACTTCCTGTTTTAATATCATTAATATCTATAGTAAATGTTTCAACCGTGAATGGAATTTTCTCCACTTTTACTTTTGCAATTGCAGCAACTAAACTTTCATCCCATTTTTCAGGTGTTCCCCAATTGTTAGTGTCTGAATAAAAATACACTTCCCACATAGATTCTCCAGGCTTTGTAAAAATAGCGTAAGAACCTGCTTTTAATTCGTAATCATTAATAGTTACAGGGTCACTAAATGTAATGATGGTGTTTTTGTTAGCACCAGTACGCCACATTTTGTCATAAGCTTCAAGTCCTCCAAATATTTTTCGTCCTTTAACTCCTGGACGCGAATATTCAATCGTTACATCTGTTAATCCAACCTTCTGCTCCACTTTACTAAATGGACTAGATTCTGGTGTTGTTACTTGTGCTTGTATGCTAAATGTTAACACAAAAGCTGCTAAAATTAGTATTGCTTTTTTCATAGTAATTAAAATTAAATTGATTTATTTTTTATAGTCCACAAAAATACGATTAAACAGTCAAAAGCTTGTTAACTAAAGTATAAATTAATAACTAGTCCTTAAAGTTCCATTTACTATAAACACTGCGCTGAATTTGTCCAAAGTTTTCTAAATGGTTTACATATTGATCGGTAGTTAAAATCCCTTTTAATTCCTCATTCATTTTACCAACCAATATATTAAACTGCTCATGTATTTCATCACGTGTATACGTTTTGTCCGAATCATTTAAGCGACTCATATCAAACACATATTTATTTACAATACGATCGTAATCATCACGAAGCTCTGCTGATAATTTCATATCATTTACGCGATCATAAAACCAACGCTGCATATTTGCTCGCTCCTCTACCGAATAAAGCGTATCTACTTTTACTTGCTGAAGTTCCGATTCTTTTACTGATTTGTTTTGAGCAAAACTCATGTTTGCTACTAATAAAAAAATACCTATGTAGAGTATTTGACTTGTTTTCATAATTGTTAAGTTTTCTTTAACAAATATACTATTTTTTCGCTTTGCGGATACACTAAAATACGAATTCGAAAAAATATTGTTTAACTTTCCTGTCAATTAGTTAAACGTTTTGTATCTTTACACAAGAATTTAATTATTATGGCAAAAAAGAAAAACATCACCCAAGACAAGCTTATTTCATTCTATATGGATTATGTTTTAATGCATAGCCATACACCAAAAACCGTGTATGCTTTTGCAAAAGACAACAATTTTGAAGAAGCTGATTTTTATAAAAAATTTGCTTCTTTTGAAGCTTTAGAAAAATCCATATTCAAGGCATTTTTTGAAAACACCTTACAAATGCTAGAAAAAAGCGAAGCATATCAACATTTTGATGCTAGAAATAAATTATTAAGCTTTTATTTCACCTTTTTTGAAAATTTAACGGCAAACCGAAGCTATGTCGTTTTTGCACTTGAAAATAAAGGGTTAAAATCATTAAGTACGCTTTCTGAATTACGTCATGCTTTCAAAAAATATATTGACACATTAAACATTGAAACCCTTGATATTAAAGAACCGCGCATTGTTAAACTTCAAGATTATTCCAAACAAGAATCTTTTTGGATTCAACTTATGATGATTATGAAATTTTGGTTAGACGACACCTCGCCTTCCTTTGAAAAAACAGACATTTTTATTGAAAAGTCCGTTCATGCTGGTTTTGATTTAATAGATATCAAACCACTAAAAAGCGTTTTGGATTTAGGGAAATTTCTCTTTAAAGAAAAAATGCAACAAAGCCTATGAAAACAATTGATAGTATTCCGACAAGCAAAATACAACGTGCTAGCAAACTGGTAAAAACAGGAGCTAAAGTGGGTGTAAATTACTTAAAATATTATGGTGATAAACTCACCAAAACAGAACTAGAAGCTAAAGAGAAATTAAATCAAAATAACGCAGAAGATATTTATGATGGCTTAAAACAATTAAAAGGTAGCGCACTTAAAGTTGCCCAAATGTTAAGCATGGAAAAAAGCATCTTACCGCAAGCTTATGTGGAAAAATTCTCATTAGCCCAGTTCTCTGTTCCGCCATTATCACCACCTTTAGTGGTAAAAACATTTAAAACCTATTTTGGAAAATCACCAGAGGAAATTTTTGACACCTTCAATTCCACTTCCGTCAATGCGGCCAGTATTGGACAGGTTCATTTAGCCGAAAAAAATGGTAAAAAATTAGCTGTAAAAATTCAATATCCAGGTGTTGCCGAAAGTATCCAATCAGATTTAGCCATGGTAAAACCCATCGCTATTAAAATGTTTAATATTAAAGGTAAAGATTCTGATAAGTACTTCAAAGAGGTAGAAAATAAACTGGTTGAAGAAACCAATTATATCTTAGAGCTTGAACAAAGTCAAGAAATAGCAAAGGCATGTTCTCATATTCCCAATTTAAAATTCCCCGATTATTATCCGGAATTATCTTCCGAACGGATTATTACTATGGATTACATGATGGGTAAACATTTGTCTGAATTCACAGCAAAAAACACCAATCAGGATATGGCCAATACCATTGGACAATCGCTTTGGGATTTCTACATGTTTCAAATTCATAAGCTCAAAAAAGTACATGCCGATCCGCACCCGGGAAATTTTCTAATTTCAGATGACGGGCACTTAATTGCTTTGGATTTTGGATGTATGAAAACCATTCCTGAAGATTTCTATGTTCCTTATTTTGAATTAGCTGAAAAGGAAAGCATTGAAAACCCGAAAATCTTTCGAGAAAAAATGTTCAAATTAGAAATTTTAAAACCAGACGATTCGCCTGAAGAATTAGAATTTTTCTCAACTATGTTTCATGAAATGTTAAGCATTTTCACCCAACCATTTCATGCGGAAACTTTTGATTTTTCAGATCCATCATTCTTTGGACGCATTGCAGAATTGGGTGAAAAATATTCAAAAAATACGGAATTGCGTAAAATGAATGGAAACCGAGGTTCTAAACATTTTATTTATATAAACCGAACATTTTTTGGACTGTATAATTTAATGTTCGACTTAAAAGCCAAAGATGTAAAAATCAATAATTTTCACAACCTATAATGAAACATTTCAGCCATGAAGAGATCTCTAAATTAGAACATCTTTATAAAATAAACCTTATAAACAGTTGTTCTGGTTTCAAATCGGCCAATTTAATTGGGACTAAATCTGGAGATGGCATTGAAAACGTGGCTATTTTTAGTTCAGTTACGCATGTTGGTTCAGACCCACCTTTATTAGGTGTTTTTATGAGACCAACAACGGTAACCAGAAACACCTACGATAACATAAAAGAAACGGGGTTTTACACTTTAAATCACGTGCATGAATCTATAATTTCTGAAGCGCATCATACATCAGCAAAATATGATAAACAGATTTCTGAATTTGATGTTACCTCATTAAAAGCCGAATATAAATTGGGAATAAACGTGCCTTTTGTAGCAGCGGCACCTATACAGATGCTCATGGAATTTATTGAAGAATACCATATTAAATCCAATGGAACCATATTAGTCATAGGTAAAATAAAACATTTATTTATTCAAAATCATTTATTAGAAACAGACGGGTTCGTTAATTTATCCAAGGCACAAGTTGTCACCATCAATGGATTAGATGGTTATGCCATTGCAGAATTAAAAGAGCGACATCCCTACCAACGGCCAAAAACTAATTTAAATACCCACTAAATATGAAAATTCTTGTTACAGGTGCAACAGGTTATATTGGCAAACGCTTAATACCATTACTTGTTCAAGATGGTCATCATGTTATTTGTGTGGTTCGCGATATTTTAAGAGCGGATAAGCTTTATGTGGAAGATCCTCACATAGATTTTATAGAAGGTGATTTTCTAAAACCGGAAACCTTAACTAATCTCCCAAAAGATATTGATGTGGCTTATTATTTAATCCACTCCATGTCTAATTCCTCCAAAGATTTTGAAGATTTAGAAGCGCGTTGTGCCGAAAATTTTAAAACGGCCATAACAAAAACCAATGTTCAACAAGTTATCTATTTAAGCGGTATTACTAACGATAAAGAGTTATCTAAACATTTGCGCTCACGCAAACAGGTTGAAGAAATTCTAAAATCAGACAATTACGCGACCACTATTTTCAAGGCTGGAATTATTGTAGGTTCTGGAAGCTCCTCTTTTGAGATTATTCGTGATTTAGTGGAAAAATTACCTTTTATGATTGCACCAAAATGGCTTAATACCAAAACGCAACCTTTGGCTGTCCGTGACGTATTAAGTTATTTATCAAAAAGTGCTGGAGACGAACGGCTTTATAATCAGGCTTATGATATTTTCGGTCCTGAAGTACTCACATACAAACAAATGTTATTGGAATTTGCCGAAGTCCGTAAACTCAAACGGTACATTTTAACGGTTCCTGTTATGACACCCAAATTATCATCATACTGGTTGTATTTCGTGACGTCCACATCCTACAAATTAGCTTCGTCTTTAGTAGATAGTATGGGTGTTCAAATAATTGGTAAGCCAAGCAATATAGAGGAACTTTTAGGCATAAAACCATTGTCATATAAAGAAGCTGTTTCTTTAGCTTTTGAAAAAATAGAACAAAATAGTATTATTTCTAGTTGGAAAGATTCCATGGTGAGTAGCGGCCGACTCAAAAATAATTTCCATAAATATGTGAATGTACCAAAATATGGTTGTTTTAAAGATTATAAGGAACGTCCTGTTACAGATCCAGAAGAAACCATTCGGAAAATTTGGGCTATTGGCGGCAATACCGGTTGGTATTATGGAACCCGTTTATGGCGATTGCGTGGTTATATGGACAAAATGGTGGGCGGCATTGGTTTACGACGCGGACGTACAAGTCCAACGGAATTGCATGTAGGGGATTCACTTGATTTTTGGCGTGTCATTTTTGCGGATAAAGACAAACAAAAGCTGCTACTCTACGCCGAAATGAAATTACCTGGCGAAGCTTGGTTAGAATTTAAAATTGAAGATAATAAGCTGAAACAAACCGCTACGTTTAGACCACGCGGTTTGGCAGGACGACTCTATTGGTATAGCGTTTTACCATTTCATGGTTTTATTTTTAGAGGTATGATTAACAAACTTGCCAGCTAATTGAAAAAATCAGATTTACCTAAAAAAATATGTCCTGTTTGTCAATTACCATTTTCTTGGCGTAAAAAATGGCGAAATAATTGGGAGCACGTAATTTATTGTAGCGAACGATGCAAACGAAACAAAACACATATACATTAGTTTGGTTTACCACCAATTTACGGATTCAAGATAATACGGTTTTGGCCCATGCCTTAAAATTAAACCATCCTATAATTGGTATCTATTGTTTTGATCCGCGACATTACAAAACGACCACATACGGTTTTAAAAAAACAGAAAAATATCGTGCCCGTTTTACGATTGAAAGTGTTCAGGATTTAAAAAACCAGTTGGAGTCACTCAATATTCCGTTATTTACATTCTACGAGAAACCAGAAATAGCCATTCCAAAACTTTGTGAAACTTACAGTATATCAGATATCTGTTTGCAAAAAGAATTTACAAGTGAAGAAACTCAAACTATTCAAAACCTTAAAGTTAAAGTTTCTAAGCTCACAAGCTTTCATGAATGGTATGATCAGTTTTTATTTCATCCTGATGATGTTTTTATTCATTTAAATGAAATTCCAAAGGTATTTACAAATTTCAGAAAAGTATTAGAAAAAAACTGTTCTGTAAACAACAAGCTTAAAGCAACAAAACAAGTTGCTTTTCAAATCGAAAATAACACAACAATTCCAAATTTAAAAATTCTAGGTTTTTCGGAATTTACAACCCATACGCATACGGCTTTTCCATTTTCGGGTGGTGAAACGGCTGCTCAAAACCGATTAAACACTTATGTGTTTGAAACCAAAAAAATAGGATTTTATAAGAAAACTAGAAACGGTTTATTAGGTACAGATTACAGCTCTAAATTTTCGGCGTGGTTGGCCAACGGCTGTATTAGTGCTAGGCAAATATATTGGGCCATTAAAGAGTTTGAGCGCACAGAATTCAAAAACGAATCGACTTATTGGCTTATTTTCGAATTAATCTGGCGCGATTTCTTCAAGTTTATTGCCTTGCAACATGGGAATGCTATTTTTAAAATTGATGGTATTAATCAACAATCCTATAATTGGAAAACAAATCCAACTTTAATTAAAAAGTGGTGTTCTGGAGCAACACCTGAACGGTTTGTAAATGCTAATATGATGGAGCTCAATAAAACCGGCTGGATGAGTAATCGTGGGCGACAAAATGTGGCATCTTACTTTGCCAAAACATTAGAACTCGATTGGCGCGTTGGTGCGGCATATTTTGAATCCCTACTTATAGATTATGATGTGCATAGCAATTATGGTAACTGGTTGTACGTGGCAGGTGTTGGAAACGACCCTAGAAATAGGACTTTTAATGTGAAGCTCCAGGCCGACCGTTATGATGAACATGGTAAATTTCAGAAGCAATGGCTTCAAAATACGTTATTTGAATGAAAACACTCCGACTCCTTTTAGGCGACCAGTTAAATATTAAGCATCCTTGGTTTAAATCCGTTGATGATGATATCGTTTACGCTATTTTTGAAATGCGCCAAGAAACCGATTATGTCACCCATCATATTCAAAAAGTAATTGGGTTTTTCGCAGCCATGCGCGAATTTGCTTCCACGTTAGAATCTGCTGGACACCAGTTTATTTATTATAAAATTACGGATAAAAATAATACGCAAAAACTGCCTGAAAATCTTCAAAAAATTATCCGTGAAAAAGACATTTCTTGCTTTGAATATCAACTGCCGGATGAATATAGATTGGATAGGCAATTGCAAAAATTCGCTAAAACCCTTTCCATAGAATGTAATGTTGTTGATACGTCACATTTTTACACCAAACGTGAAGATTTACAAACGTTCTATAAAGGCAAAAAGCAATTTGTCATGGAAAATTTTTATCGTGACATGCGTAAAAAGCATGACATTTTAATGGCTTATGGTAATCCGGAAGGTGGTAAATGGAATTACGATAAATCCAATCGGAAGAAATGGAAAAACGAACCTGAAATTCCAACGTACAAATATTTTAAGAATGAGGTATCTGCAGTCGTTTCCGATATAGAAAAATCCGGTATTAAAACCATGGGGAATTGGAACCTAAAAACCTTCAATTATCCTATAAACAGGAAGCAAGCTTTGGAGCAGCTTAAATATTTCTGTGAACAGTTATTAATTCATTTTGGCGATTATCAAGATGCTTTGCATACCGATGAAGTTTATTTATTTCATTCACGCTTATCATTTGCCATGAATATCAAATTGATTTCCGCCCGAAATGTGGTTGATACAATTTTAAATTATTACCGAAAGCATGAAGATTCTATAGATATTTCGCAAGTAGAAGGATTTATCCGTCAAGTTATTGGTTGGCGTGAGTATATGCGTGGCATGTATTGGGCATTAATGCCAGACTTCAAAGAGCAGAATTATTTAAACAATAGGAATAGTTTAGCCGATTTCTTTTGGACAGGAAACACCAAAATGGCTTGCTTAAAACATAGTATTTCCAATTCCTTGGATAACGCGTATGCGCATCACATTCAACGTTTGATGATTACGGGAAATTACGCACTCCTAACCCAAACCCATCCAGATGCTGTAGATGCATGGTATTTAGGAATTTATGCAGATGCTGTAGAATGGGTTCAATTACCCAACACGCGTGGCATGAGTCAATTTGCCGATGGTGGAAATATTGCTACCAAACCCTATGTGTCTTCGGGTTCCTATATTCAGAAAATGAGTAATTATTGTGACGGTTGTCATTATAACTATAAGAAAAAAACAGAAGCCGATGCCTGCCCATTCAATAGCCTATATTGGAACTTTTTGGATGATAAGCGTGAACAATTAGAATCCAATTTTAGAATGAAAATGATGTATTCCATCCTTAATAAAATGGATGCCGATAAGCTTTCAGCATTGAAAGAACGCGCGACACACATTATACAAAATCAAGATGCATACTAACCGAGAACCGATACATATTGTTTGGTTTAAACGCGATTTGCGTTTAGAAGATCATGAGCCGTTGAAAAAGGCTCTTGAACAGAATGAGCGTGTGCTTTGCTTGTTTGTTTTTGAACAATTACTTCTTGATGATCCGCATTATAGCGAACGGCATTGGGATTTTATAAAAGAATCTATTCGCGATATGAATGCCTTTTTAAATCCCTATAATACGAAAGTACTGGCTATAAATTCTGATATCATTTCGGCCTGTAACATAATTTCTAATTCGTATCAAATTAAAAACGTTTATTCACATCAAGAAACGGGAATTCAAGTAACTTTTGATCGGGACAAAGCGTTTAAACGCTACTGCAAAAATAATGTAATTTCATGGCAAGAAAGCATTCAAAATGGTGTGGTTCGTGGTTTAAAAACTCGTGAATTATGGTTTGAAAACTGGAATAAAATTATGGCTGAACCGCTTATTACCTTTACAGCTCAAACTTCTAATTTTTTGCCTTTGGATGCTATTTACGAATTAGAAATGCAATGTCAATCAGCAAATCTAGAAACGGCAACAGATAAGCCTTTTCAAAAAGGCGGAACGAAAACAGGAAATAAATACCTACTATCCTTTTTAAACAATAGGCATAAGGATTATATGTTTCATATTTCTAAACCTGAAAAATCTCGAAAAAGTTGCAGTCGTTTGTCACCTTATATTGCTTGGGGCAATTTATCTGTTAGGCAAGTGTATCAAGCGTCTAAAACCGCTCAAGTATCGTCTAGCTATAAGAAGCAATTATCTGCTTTCCGTTCCCGATTACGTTGGCAAGCGCATTTTATTCAAAAGTTTGAGATGGAACATATTATGGAAAAGGTGAGCGTTAATAAGGGTTACCATAAACTTAAAAAATCTATTTCAGAACACTACCAAATGGCTTGGAAAACGGGACAAACCGGGTTTCCTTTGGTAGATGCTAGCATGCGCTGCTTAAACCAAACCGGCTATATTAATTTTAGAATGCGCGCCTTATTAGTATCGTTTTTTACGCATATTTTATGGCAACCATGGCAAGATGCCTCCAAACATTTATCGCGGCAATTTTTAGATTTCGAACCTGGAATTCATTATCCACAATTGCAAATGCAAGCAGGTGAAACAGGTATAAATAATTTACGAATTTATAATCCCATAAAAAACAGTTTAGAACATGATCCTGATGGGATATTTATTAAACATTGGGTTCCTGAACTACGTGATTTAGATTTACCATTCGTGCATGAACCCTATTTAATGACTACCTTAGACCAACAATTCAATAATTTCCAATTAGGTATAGACTACCCCTTCCCTATTGTCGATTTAAAATCGAAAAGAAAACGTGCTAGTGAAACACTCTGGAATATGAAGAAAAACCCCAAAGTTAAAAATGAAAGCATACGCATTCTTAAAAAACACACCATTGATAATCGCTCTAATTTATTGAAGAACGACGATTAATATATTAATTTCCAAAACAATTGTTAATTTTTGTTTAACTTCTATTAATAACCGTTAAACATTTTGTAACTTTGATATTAAATAAACCTAATTTGATATTAAACAGTACATATCACGACAAAGAGCACAAAGAAGTTATTTCGGACTTAATAGGTAAGCCTTATTCTTTTTTTGAAGCACTCAAGTTGAAAGGAATTGGCTCTAAACGCATGATTATAAATGAGGTTAGTCCGAATTTACAAGCCTATTTAAACCGCGTTTCAGATATTAATTACGCCAATATTGAAATGCGTTCTGGCGGAATCATTATATATATTAATAAAGGCCTAAAGAATTTTTCTTGGATTATTCCTTATTATCAATTGGTTTTATATAAAACTAATGGCGCTAGCATTCATGCTCAAGGTAAGTTTATCAACTTTGAAAATAATAACATGTTTAAAGAGAATAAAGCTTTTTTTAAACGCTTATTAGATGCAAAAGTGATTTATGATCAACGTTTTAACTTTATGGACTCATGAATGGTTTTAAAACGCGCGAGATAGATAGAATTATTGAAATGGCTTGGGAAGACCGCACCACATTTGAGGCTATTAAATTTCAATTTGGTTTGGAAGAACAAGATGTTATAAGCTTGATGCGGCGCGAAATGAAACCTAGCAGTTTCAGAATGTGGCGCAAACGGGTTCAAGGTAGGAAAACCAAACATGAAAAATTACGCGCTTTTGAAAAAGGACGTTTTAAATGTAGTAGACAAAAACAAATTACACATAATAAAATAAGTAAACGCTAATGGTGCTTTGCCTCAATAAAATAAGGACAGCACGTAATAAAAAGAGAGTATGAAAATAGAATCTACATTATCTAAAAATCAACAGAAAAACAGTTTAAATGGTTTTTCTACGGACATGATTGGGGACGACCATTTATCAACAGGATTAGAAACACCCATGAAATCTGACGCG
Above is a window of Bizionia sp. M204 DNA encoding:
- a CDS encoding helix-turn-helix transcriptional regulator; protein product: MTNSLKIERARHNMTQADLVVAIGVSRQSINAMEKNKYVPSTVLALKLARLFKKPVEELFQLESTD
- a CDS encoding DUF2911 domain-containing protein — protein: MKKAILILAAFVLTFSIQAQVTTPESSPFSKVEQKVGLTDVTIEYSRPGVKGRKIFGGLEAYDKMWRTGANKNTIITFSDPVTINDYELKAGSYAIFTKPGESMWEVYFYSDTNNWGTPEKWDESLVAAIAKVKVEKIPFTVETFTIDINDIKTGSARLEMMWENTYIGVPFTVPTDDKVLASINDALNGTPKATDYYASAVYYLNEGKDIKQAKEWIDKAMSMMDSPAYYQVRQQALIYAKAGDTKGAIELAKKSLEGSKASGNMQYVKFNEESLKEWGAN
- a CDS encoding TetR family transcriptional regulator C-terminal domain-containing protein, whose translation is MAKKKNITQDKLISFYMDYVLMHSHTPKTVYAFAKDNNFEEADFYKKFASFEALEKSIFKAFFENTLQMLEKSEAYQHFDARNKLLSFYFTFFENLTANRSYVVFALENKGLKSLSTLSELRHAFKKYIDTLNIETLDIKEPRIVKLQDYSKQESFWIQLMMIMKFWLDDTSPSFEKTDIFIEKSVHAGFDLIDIKPLKSVLDLGKFLFKEKMQQSL
- a CDS encoding AarF/ABC1/UbiB kinase family protein; translated protein: MKTIDSIPTSKIQRASKLVKTGAKVGVNYLKYYGDKLTKTELEAKEKLNQNNAEDIYDGLKQLKGSALKVAQMLSMEKSILPQAYVEKFSLAQFSVPPLSPPLVVKTFKTYFGKSPEEIFDTFNSTSVNAASIGQVHLAEKNGKKLAVKIQYPGVAESIQSDLAMVKPIAIKMFNIKGKDSDKYFKEVENKLVEETNYILELEQSQEIAKACSHIPNLKFPDYYPELSSERIITMDYMMGKHLSEFTAKNTNQDMANTIGQSLWDFYMFQIHKLKKVHADPHPGNFLISDDGHLIALDFGCMKTIPEDFYVPYFELAEKESIENPKIFREKMFKLEILKPDDSPEELEFFSTMFHEMLSIFTQPFHAETFDFSDPSFFGRIAELGEKYSKNTELRKMNGNRGSKHFIYINRTFFGLYNLMFDLKAKDVKINNFHNL
- a CDS encoding flavin reductase family protein, producing MKHFSHEEISKLEHLYKINLINSCSGFKSANLIGTKSGDGIENVAIFSSVTHVGSDPPLLGVFMRPTTVTRNTYDNIKETGFYTLNHVHESIISEAHHTSAKYDKQISEFDVTSLKAEYKLGINVPFVAAAPIQMLMEFIEEYHIKSNGTILVIGKIKHLFIQNHLLETDGFVNLSKAQVVTINGLDGYAIAELKERHPYQRPKTNLNTH
- a CDS encoding SDR family oxidoreductase: MKILVTGATGYIGKRLIPLLVQDGHHVICVVRDILRADKLYVEDPHIDFIEGDFLKPETLTNLPKDIDVAYYLIHSMSNSSKDFEDLEARCAENFKTAITKTNVQQVIYLSGITNDKELSKHLRSRKQVEEILKSDNYATTIFKAGIIVGSGSSSFEIIRDLVEKLPFMIAPKWLNTKTQPLAVRDVLSYLSKSAGDERLYNQAYDIFGPEVLTYKQMLLEFAEVRKLKRYILTVPVMTPKLSSYWLYFVTSTSYKLASSLVDSMGVQIIGKPSNIEELLGIKPLSYKEAVSLAFEKIEQNSIISSWKDSMVSSGRLKNNFHKYVNVPKYGCFKDYKERPVTDPEETIRKIWAIGGNTGWYYGTRLWRLRGYMDKMVGGIGLRRGRTSPTELHVGDSLDFWRVIFADKDKQKLLLYAEMKLPGEAWLEFKIEDNKLKQTATFRPRGLAGRLYWYSVLPFHGFIFRGMINKLAS
- a CDS encoding DUF2256 domain-containing protein, which encodes MKKSDLPKKICPVCQLPFSWRKKWRNNWEHVIYCSERCKRNKTHIH
- a CDS encoding DASH family cryptochrome, whose protein sequence is MQTKQNTYTLVWFTTNLRIQDNTVLAHALKLNHPIIGIYCFDPRHYKTTTYGFKKTEKYRARFTIESVQDLKNQLESLNIPLFTFYEKPEIAIPKLCETYSISDICLQKEFTSEETQTIQNLKVKVSKLTSFHEWYDQFLFHPDDVFIHLNEIPKVFTNFRKVLEKNCSVNNKLKATKQVAFQIENNTTIPNLKILGFSEFTTHTHTAFPFSGGETAAQNRLNTYVFETKKIGFYKKTRNGLLGTDYSSKFSAWLANGCISARQIYWAIKEFERTEFKNESTYWLIFELIWRDFFKFIALQHGNAIFKIDGINQQSYNWKTNPTLIKKWCSGATPERFVNANMMELNKTGWMSNRGRQNVASYFAKTLELDWRVGAAYFESLLIDYDVHSNYGNWLYVAGVGNDPRNRTFNVKLQADRYDEHGKFQKQWLQNTLFE
- a CDS encoding cryptochrome/photolyase family protein gives rise to the protein MKTLRLLLGDQLNIKHPWFKSVDDDIVYAIFEMRQETDYVTHHIQKVIGFFAAMREFASTLESAGHQFIYYKITDKNNTQKLPENLQKIIREKDISCFEYQLPDEYRLDRQLQKFAKTLSIECNVVDTSHFYTKREDLQTFYKGKKQFVMENFYRDMRKKHDILMAYGNPEGGKWNYDKSNRKKWKNEPEIPTYKYFKNEVSAVVSDIEKSGIKTMGNWNLKTFNYPINRKQALEQLKYFCEQLLIHFGDYQDALHTDEVYLFHSRLSFAMNIKLISARNVVDTILNYYRKHEDSIDISQVEGFIRQVIGWREYMRGMYWALMPDFKEQNYLNNRNSLADFFWTGNTKMACLKHSISNSLDNAYAHHIQRLMITGNYALLTQTHPDAVDAWYLGIYADAVEWVQLPNTRGMSQFADGGNIATKPYVSSGSYIQKMSNYCDGCHYNYKKKTEADACPFNSLYWNFLDDKREQLESNFRMKMMYSILNKMDADKLSALKERATHIIQNQDAY